The genomic segment CTCACGGCGCTGGTGCGGACCGCTCAACGGCAGTGGAGCTGCGGGCCTCTCGTGGTCGAGCTCACCGGCTCGGGCCGGCAGACAGCGGTGCACGACCTCGACCTCTCGCGGACGGTCGGCGATCTGCACTGCACCTTCCCGCTCGCCTTCAGCGACAGCCGGTCCCAGAGCCCGGCCGAGACGCTCACCGCGGTGGCTCGACGGCTGGCCGGTGTCCCGTCCGCGGGTCTGTCGTTCGATGGTCTCAGATATCTCAACGACGATCCGGAGCTGCGGCGGAGCATCCGCCGGGCCCCGGCCCCGACACTCCGGTTCAACTACCAGGGCGAGATGCCGACGCGCAGCCGCAGTGGCCTGTTCTCCCTGAGCGCGGCCGCTGTCGATGACGTACGCGATCCCGGGGCCGCCGTGCGGCAACCGCCCCTGTCCGTCGACTGCGCGGTCGTCGGCGGCACGACCCGCATCGTCTGGGAATACGCGCCCCGCCGGCTGTGGTGGACCGGAGCCGAGATCGATCAGTGGCTGACCCGGTTTCGCCGCGAACTCCACCAATTGATCCGGTGAAGCCGGCGGCGGCGTTCCCGTCGCCCATCGGCGAATTCTGCCCCGCCTCCCCCTCGAAGCACCCACGAAATCCCCCGCCGAGGGCTGCTCGCCCTCGCCGTCACCGCGGAAGGTGATCGCCACCCGGGACACGTCGTATCTGATCGTCGCGGACGGCAAGCACCCGAACGACACCGCGATCTGTCTGGACGCGGTGACCCGGTACGGCATCCTGTTCCGCGAGTCCCCGCGCGGGCTGACCGATCAGTACCTGAGTGCCGCCGCGGCCGCCTTGATGCGGGACGTGGCGCCACTCAGATCGGCTACGCCTGGCCTTCGGCCGAGCTGACCGCCGCGGCTGGTCTGCGGGCTGTCGCCGCGGACGTGCTCGGCTACTGAGCCGGTAACACGTTGCGGGCCGGGATCCGAGGCTGACACCTCGGGCCCGGACGGTCAGCGGTATTGCAGTCGCGCCTGCCGGGGAATCGCACCGAAGCGGCCGGAGCGGAAGTCCTGATGCGCCTGGACGATCTCGGCCTCGGTGTTCATGACGAACGGGCCGCCGAACACCACCGATTGCCGTATCGGTTTGCCGCTGAAGGCCAGCACGACGGCCGGCTGATCGCCGTCACCCGTACGCAGGGAAATGGTCGACGCCTCGGGGCCACCGCCCGGCAACGGATCGGACCAGCCGGTCTGCCCGGCGGTCAGAGTGCGGCCGGCGACGGCGGCCGACCCGCGGAGCACCGCGAAGAAGGCCCGGTCGTGGGCGGGGAGCGCGTGCCGCAGTGTGCGGTTGGGCTCCAGGGTCAAGGTGGCTCCGGTGATCGGCCAGTGGTTCTGAGCGGGGCCCGTGCGGCCGCCGGCCTGCCCGGAGATCAGCCTGATGCGGGTGCCGTCGGCCTCGATGACCGGCTGGGACGTCCCCCGTGGTCAGGGTGCCGGTGTGGCCGATGTTGTCGCCGTGTTCGAGGACGCCGTCCAGAACCACCGTGACGGTTTCCAGGCCGCGGTGCGGGTGCCACTCGAAGCCGGGCGACGAGAACAGGTCGTCGACGAGAACGAGAAACGGGTCGGTCAGTTCCGGTGACTGCGGGGTGAAGAGCAGGGCTTTGTCGTCGACCTGCTGATCCGGACCGAGGTGCAGGCGGTCGTCGACCCGGTCGACAGACCGTTGTTGCAGCGTGTACATGGCATTCCTCCGACCGATCGAGCGGGGTGCCGGCCGGGCTGAGGCGAGGCTCTCAGAGCGGCTCGAGATTTTTGTGCACGGCCTCCAGGGCGGCCGTCAACTGGCGGACGGCTTCCGGGGTAAGGCCGTCGAAGAAGAGGCGCCGCACCAGCGCCACATGGCCGGGGGCGGCGTCGCGATTGGCTTGCCGTCCGGCCTCGGTCATCTCGACGACGGTCACCCGGCGGTCGTCGCTGTCCGGGCCGGTCCGTACCAGGCCGCGGGTCGCCATCCGCTTGGTCTGGTGCGAGACGCGGCTGCGTTCCCAGCCGAGGATCTGGGCGATGACCGTGATCGACATGGCGCCCTCGACGAGCACGTTCAGGATGTCGTAGTCGGCCAGGGAGAGCCCGCTGTCGGTCTGCAGCTGACGGTTCGCCTCGAAATTGATCCGCTGCTGCACGCGCATGAAAGCCAGCCAGGCCCGCTGCTGATCGGCATCCAGCCACTCACCCACCGATACAGGATATGTCACCGATGCAGCGGCCCGGCCCCGGCTGTGTCAGCGGCCTCAGATCTGCTCGGCTCCGCCGTCCACCCAGACCTCGGCGCCGGTCATGTAGGTGGACTGGTGCGACACCAGGAAGAGCACGGTGTTGGCGATCTCCTCGGGCCGCCCGATCCGGCCCATCGGAATGCTGTGGGCGAGCTGGTCGAACAGCCCCTGCGGGTTGTCCGGCACCAGGCCACCCAGCCCTGGTGTCTCGGTCGGGCCGGGAACGATCGTGTTCACCCGCACCCCGCGGCCCACCAGTTCGCCGGCCCACGTACGGCCCAGTGACCGGATCGCGGCCTTGCTGGCGGCGTACAGCCCGAACGCGGGCTGTCCGTTGCCGGCCGAACTCGAACCCGTCAGTACGATCGACGCACCCGGGTTGAGCTGCGGGAGCACCTTCTGCACGGTGAAGATCACGCCGCCCACGTTGTTGTTGAACGTCTTCTGGTAGTCCTCCCACCCGATCGAGTCGAGTGTCGCGAACTCCCCGATGCCGGCGTTGACGAAGACCGCGTCGAGTCCTTTGCCGTGGTCCGCGATCAGCGCGGCGAGCCGGTCGAGGTCGTCGAGGACACCGACGTCACCCTGGACGCCTGTCGCATCACCCACCTCTTTGACCGCGTTGTCGAGGCGCTGCTGATCACGTCCGGTGATGAACACGTGGGCACCCTCGGCCGCGAACCGCTTGGCGGTGGCCAGGCCGATCCCGCTCGTGCCCCCGGTGACCAGTGCCGTCTTGCCGTCCAACTGTCCCATGATTTCCCCTCAGCTTGGTGATATGTCATGTATACCGGCCGCAGCGCTTAAATGACATATCACGTAAGTCACAGGGACTCCTGGATCAGTGCCGGTTATCCCCAGCCCGGACGGCGGCCGGTCAGGCCCACGGCGGGGCGGAGGCGCCGACCGGGCGACGCCCGTTGCGCCTTTCACCACTCGCGTTGCGGCATTCGACGCGGAGTCGGTCCGGGCCGTCACCGCGGAGGCACACCGGGGAAGAACGGCGGCTGTCAGTTCACATCGGTGGGTCGCACTCGCAGCTTGGCCGCGATCCGCGCCAACGCCCGCTGGTCGGTCTTCGTCAGCGGGTCGAGCACCATGTGCCGCACCGCTCGCACGTGCGTGGGCGCGGCGGCCACTACTAGCTCATAGCCGGCGTCGGTGAGGGCGGCGATGGTGGATCTGCGGTCACCGGGATCGGGTGAGCGCGTGACCCACCCGCGCTGTTCGCAGCGCCGGACGACGTTCGACAACCGGGAAAGCGAGCCGTTGGCAAGGAAGGCCAGTTCGCTCATCCGCAACCGGCGGCCCGGCGCCTCGGAGATGTGGC from the Paractinoplanes abujensis genome contains:
- a CDS encoding MarR family winged helix-turn-helix transcriptional regulator, yielding MTTADGPGADGVDEELWLTAEEKEAWTGLISLILLLPGRLESPLQSAAGLTLFEYMTLSHISEAPGRRLRMSELAFLANGSLSRLSNVVRRCEQRGWVTRSPDPGDRRSTIAALTDAGYELVVAAAPTHVRAVRHMVLDPLTKTDQRALARIAAKLRVRPTDVN
- a CDS encoding SDR family oxidoreductase, whose product is MGQLDGKTALVTGGTSGIGLATAKRFAAEGAHVFITGRDQQRLDNAVKEVGDATGVQGDVGVLDDLDRLAALIADHGKGLDAVFVNAGIGEFATLDSIGWEDYQKTFNNNVGGVIFTVQKVLPQLNPGASIVLTGSSSAGNGQPAFGLYAASKAAIRSLGRTWAGELVGRGVRVNTIVPGPTETPGLGGLVPDNPQGLFDQLAHSIPMGRIGRPEEIANTVLFLVSHQSTYMTGAEVWVDGGAEQI
- a CDS encoding MarR family winged helix-turn-helix transcriptional regulator encodes the protein MGEWLDADQQRAWLAFMRVQQRINFEANRQLQTDSGLSLADYDILNVLVEGAMSITVIAQILGWERSRVSHQTKRMATRGLVRTGPDSDDRRVTVVEMTEAGRQANRDAAPGHVALVRRLFFDGLTPEAVRQLTAALEAVHKNLEPL
- a CDS encoding pirin-like C-terminal cupin domain-containing protein produces the protein MTLEPNRTLRHALPAHDRAFFAVLRGSAAVAGRTLTAGQTGWSDPLPGGGPEASTISLRTGDGDQPAVVLAFSGKPIRQSVVFGGPFVMNTEAEIVQAHQDFRSGRFGAIPRQARLQYR